In a single window of the Streptomyces sp. NBC_00094 genome:
- a CDS encoding NUDIX domain-containing protein, with amino-acid sequence MSPYDPSAFPPFAVTVDLVVLTVRRHALCTLVVRRGEAPFQGCWALPGGFVREGEDLGAAAARELIEETGLHAHDPGDPPPVEGNGAHLEQLATYGAPDRDPRMRVVSVAHLALAPDLPAPRAGGDANSARWAPVEELLGEDVAAGAEAEREGGGGAEPLAFDHARILADGVERARSKIEYSSLATAFCPPEFTVGELRRVYEAVWGVALDPRNFHRKVTGTPGFLVPAGGTTTRQGGRPAQLFRAGGATLLNPPMLRPEV; translated from the coding sequence ATGTCTCCCTACGACCCGTCGGCCTTTCCGCCTTTCGCTGTCACCGTCGACCTGGTCGTGCTCACCGTGCGGCGCCACGCGCTCTGCACGCTGGTCGTGCGGAGGGGAGAAGCACCGTTCCAGGGGTGCTGGGCGCTCCCCGGCGGCTTCGTCCGCGAGGGTGAGGACCTCGGCGCCGCGGCCGCCCGCGAGCTGATCGAGGAGACCGGTCTCCACGCCCACGACCCGGGCGATCCGCCGCCCGTGGAGGGCAACGGCGCGCACCTCGAGCAGCTGGCGACGTACGGGGCTCCCGACCGTGACCCGCGGATGCGGGTGGTCAGCGTCGCGCACCTGGCGCTCGCCCCGGACCTTCCCGCCCCGAGGGCCGGCGGGGACGCGAACAGCGCCCGCTGGGCCCCGGTCGAGGAGCTGCTCGGCGAGGACGTGGCAGCCGGAGCGGAGGCCGAGAGGGAAGGGGGCGGAGGAGCCGAGCCGCTCGCCTTCGACCACGCCCGGATCCTCGCCGACGGAGTGGAGCGGGCCCGTTCCAAGATCGAGTACTCCTCCCTCGCCACGGCGTTCTGCCCGCCGGAGTTCACGGTCGGAGAGCTGCGGCGCGTCTACGAGGCCGTCTGGGGCGTCGCCCTGGACCCGCGCAACTTCCATCGCAAGGTGACCGGCACGCCCGGCTTCCTCGTCCCGGCCGGTGGCACCACGACCCGTCAGGGAGGGCGCCCCGCCCAGCTCTTCCGGGCAGGTGGGGCCACCCTCCTCAACCCGCCGATGCTGCGCCCCGAGGTCTGA
- a CDS encoding glycogen debranching N-terminal domain-containing protein gives MALSPVPAPGRPAGHPKGLTHGPPSGVGSAPSRAARPGELPSVHGALLCVALPALAVCAEHGQLTGEGPEGVYAAGRRLLSRCVLRVAGREPVTLQGRMAGADRAVFLGVLRVPGDTGPDPGLAVERSRGADGTERITLRNATARTLRLPVEIALGTDLADLGAVATGRTGPELTPSVHGTGLRWTAGDGRSAAVTADPPPMDSLAAAGVLRWEAELAPGAPFTIHLRVRDDRPAGPVPASGGRFGRPGGHLLAEALAEGDDPRPGELLRAAVEDLRALLQRDPAHPADVHLAAGVPWRCGPVTAEALWAARMALPLGTRLAATTLRALCRTQLQGTGPESGRLAGPLRDAGPHLPPRCTGIEATLAVPAVLAEARRWGLPTADLEELLPAAERCLGWLRRTVARDGFVSDPGPAGPWRAETQAHAHRAALLGADLLDACGRPGGDALRESSRTLREGFRREFWLDDRAGGRPAVARAPGGRTWSQWGGWAAHLLDTGLLGGGRYAQGLLDRAETEQVARQLATPALDSGWGLRGLGTKEPGYNPFGHRAGAVRVHETAVAVAGLAAAGHEKEAASLLRGLLDAAEAFAHRLPEMYAGEQRTAGSRPVPHPAACRPAAVAAAGAVQALVTLAGIRPDAPGRSVSVHPMPSAPLGAIRLSGLVVAGEPFAVRVGRLGLGMVEEAAEGLQLGV, from the coding sequence ATGGCCCTCAGCCCCGTCCCGGCCCCCGGACGCCCCGCAGGACACCCGAAGGGGCTCACGCACGGACCCCCGTCCGGCGTGGGCTCGGCGCCGTCCCGCGCGGCGCGGCCGGGGGAGCTGCCCTCGGTGCACGGCGCGCTCCTCTGCGTGGCCCTGCCCGCCCTCGCCGTCTGTGCCGAGCACGGGCAGCTCACCGGCGAGGGGCCCGAGGGCGTGTACGCGGCGGGAAGACGGCTCCTGTCCCGCTGCGTCCTGCGGGTGGCGGGGCGCGAACCCGTCACCCTCCAAGGCCGCATGGCGGGCGCCGACCGGGCGGTGTTCCTCGGCGTGCTGCGTGTCCCCGGGGACACGGGGCCGGATCCCGGGCTCGCCGTCGAGCGCTCACGAGGCGCCGACGGAACCGAGCGCATCACCCTGCGCAATGCGACCGCCCGCACCCTCCGCCTCCCCGTGGAGATCGCTCTGGGCACGGATCTCGCGGACCTGGGCGCGGTCGCGACCGGCCGGACGGGACCCGAGCTCACCCCGAGCGTCCACGGCACCGGACTGCGCTGGACCGCGGGCGACGGACGGTCCGCCGCCGTCACCGCGGACCCGCCGCCCATGGACTCCCTGGCGGCGGCCGGCGTCCTGCGCTGGGAGGCCGAGCTGGCGCCGGGAGCCCCGTTCACGATCCACCTGCGGGTACGTGACGACCGCCCGGCCGGGCCGGTGCCCGCCTCGGGAGGACGCTTCGGACGGCCCGGCGGCCACCTCCTCGCGGAGGCGCTGGCCGAGGGCGACGACCCACGCCCGGGGGAGCTGCTCCGCGCCGCCGTCGAGGACCTGCGGGCCCTGCTCCAGCGAGACCCCGCCCACCCCGCCGACGTCCACCTCGCGGCCGGCGTCCCCTGGCGTTGCGGACCGGTCACCGCCGAGGCGCTCTGGGCCGCCCGCATGGCCCTGCCCCTCGGGACCAGGCTCGCCGCCACCACGCTCCGCGCGCTGTGCCGCACCCAACTCCAGGGCACCGGACCCGAGTCCGGCCGCCTCGCCGGACCCCTCCGGGACGCAGGTCCGCACCTTCCGCCCCGCTGCACGGGCATCGAGGCCACCCTCGCCGTGCCGGCCGTCCTCGCCGAGGCCCGCCGCTGGGGCCTGCCCACCGCGGATCTGGAGGAGCTGCTCCCGGCGGCGGAGCGCTGCCTCGGCTGGCTGCGCCGCACGGTCGCCCGGGACGGCTTCGTATCCGACCCGGGGCCCGCCGGTCCCTGGCGGGCGGAGACCCAGGCGCACGCGCACCGCGCGGCCCTGCTCGGCGCGGACCTGCTCGACGCCTGCGGGCGGCCCGGGGGAGACGCTCTGCGCGAGTCGTCGCGGACACTGCGCGAGGGGTTCCGTCGGGAGTTCTGGCTCGACGACCGGGCAGGGGGCCGGCCGGCCGTCGCCCGCGCTCCGGGCGGTCGGACATGGTCCCAGTGGGGCGGCTGGGCCGCGCATTTGCTCGACACCGGACTGCTGGGCGGCGGGCGGTACGCGCAGGGCCTGCTGGACAGGGCGGAGACCGAGCAGGTGGCCAGACAGCTTGCCACGCCTGCCCTCGACTCCGGCTGGGGCCTGCGCGGACTGGGCACCAAGGAACCGGGATACAACCCCTTCGGCCACCGGGCCGGCGCGGTCCGGGTGCACGAGACGGCGGTCGCCGTGGCGGGCCTCGCCGCCGCCGGCCACGAGAAGGAGGCCGCCTCCCTGCTGCGCGGACTGCTCGACGCCGCGGAGGCCTTCGCGCATCGGCTTCCCGAGATGTACGCGGGGGAGCAGCGGACGGCCGGATCGCGTCCGGTGCCGCACCCGGCCGCGTGCCGACCCGCGGCCGTCGCGGCCGCCGGGGCGGTGCAGGCCCTCGTCACGCTCGCCGGGATCCGGCCCGACGCGCCGGGGCGCTCCGTGTCGGTGCACCCCATGCCCTCGGCCCCGCTGGGCGCGATTCGACTGTCGGGGCTCGTGGTGGCGGGAGAGCCCTTCGCCGTGCGGGTCGGCAGGCTCGGTCTCGGTATGGTCGAGGAGGCCGCAGAGGGCCTTCAGCTGGGGGTGTGA